The genomic DNA GTAAATGCACTAGTGCCTTTTAAATTGTCAAGCGTTGTGAAAACACCTCCGACAAATGCGTAATCAATGTTCTCCATATAGCTGGTGTACTGAATATTAGTATTCCACTCCAAGCCTACAACACTCAAGGTCATATCGAATTTTACATTATGACGTTGACGGTACTTTAGTACATTTTTTGAGGAGGAAGAGGTCTGTCCGTATGTTAGATAGGGTTTTGAGTCTGGGTTATTGCTCTGATTATAATAATCAACTCCGGGAAGAGCAGAACTACTCAAGGGCAGAGGAACGCCTTGGTAATTGAATAAGGTCAACTGATCGTCCCAATTCAACGAGCGCGGATCTATATAAGTATATCCTGCCATCAATTGTAACTTTGCCTTTCCCATAACAAATTCGTTGACCCATACCAGTTCGCCTCCAACTATCCTTGTCTTGCCTATGTTTTGGGAAGAAAACCCAAGGCCGAAGTTGGAGCTAAAATCAGTCCACTTGGAGGTATCGCCGAATTGTCCAAAAGTAAACTCCATCATATTGTCATACTGGTTCCAGAAACCGGAAGCATCTATAAAGCCAGTCCAAGCTTTACCTGCTTTGTATCCCTGACGGATACCTAACTCGGCGCTGTAACCTTTCTCCGGTTGCAGTTTTGGATTAGAAGCAATGGAAAGAATACCGACATTGGTGCTGACATATCGTTCTGCTATAGTGGGATAGCGGAAACCCTGGCCAAACGAAGCGCGGATAAAAGTGGCTTCTGCGGGTTGGTAGTTAATCCCGACACGAGCTAAAGGATAAGTTAATTCCTTTAAAGAATTCTGGCGAAGTTCTAAACGATTAAAATAAATACCGGGAGCGGTAGAATCGAGCACATAATGTTTCATATCGAAATAATCCCAACGTGCACCTAGTGAGATACTTAGCCGGTTAAAGAATTTAAAATCTGCTTGAACATAGGCGGAGAAGTTGTAGCTTGTGTTTTTGCCAAACAGGCTGCTGATCGCGCTTTTTGGCGGACGCACATCGTCGAAAGTATTGACAACGCCTACAATAAGATTAGACTGAAATCTACGCTTGTCAAACCGGTGTCGGTATTGGACTTCTGAATAGTAACGATTCGGAACGGAGCCTTGTCCGGTAGAATTGTGATTAGTAGCATTGAAATACCGGCCGCTTACCCTTAAGTGATTATTCTTTTTGTCTGAGTATTCTAAGAATGGATCCAGTGTAAAACGATTGTTTTTATAAATCGTCACCGTACTAGGATAAGGTTTGTATGCGTTGGAATCAACCCCATTCCAGAAGAAGAATGCTTTCCCCCAACTATAATATCCGCTAGCAGTTATTCCTATACTGAGACCTGCTATCTTTTTGAAACGGAGGCGATACTTGATGGTGCCCCGAACGGTA from Bacteroidota bacterium includes the following:
- a CDS encoding TonB-dependent receptor translates to MIFRLYSLAFLLFFSFQIQGQTARLFGKVTDELQVPLVSANIVVDVSKGIATVTDFDGKYEVGLPAGTYQVLYAYLGRVEQRMTITLVAGEDKEFNVVLTKKQQMMDAVVVTGSKYEKRLGEETVSLEVMKGNHLTEQNITSLDQGMTRIPGVTIADGQVNIRGGSGWSYGAGSRVQVMMDNLPLLSADAGDAKWAIVPMENVEQIEVIKGAASALYGSGALNGIVNIRTAYPTDEPYARVSVYSGLYEGPVKTPSMKWWGNNNPMMGGVNFAYRQKFGVHDLVLGGAMDASTGYLDSSDTHTVRGTIKYRLRFKKIAGLSIGITASGYYSWGKAFFFWNGVDSNAYKPYPSTVTIYKNNRFTLDPFLEYSDKKNNHLRVSGRYFNATNHNSTGQGSVPNRYYSEVQYRHRFDKRRFQSNLIVGVVNTFDDVRPPKSAISSLFGKNTSYNFSAYVQADFKFFNRLSISLGARWDYFDMKHYVLDSTAPGIYFNRLELRQNSLKELTYPLARVGINYQPAEATFIRASFGQGFRYPTIAERYVSTNVGILSIASNPKLQPEKGYSAELGIRQGYKAGKAWTGFIDASGFWNQYDNMMEFTFGQFGDTSKWTDFSSNFGLGFSSQNIGKTRIVGGELVWVNEFVMGKAKLQLMAGYTYIDPRSLNWDDQLTLFNYQGVPLPLSSSALPGVDYYNQSNNPDSKPYLTYGQTSSSSKNVLKYRQRHNVKFDMTLSVVGLEWNTNIQYTSYMENIDYAFVGGVFTTLDNLKGTSAFTGLQQYRNEKEAIPYGKGKGDVILNMHLAYNFKAGIRVAFLVKNLLNWEYTPRPAYMEAPRNYTVQLSYVLPVARKK